CTGAAGTGTTTCTGGGCTTTCCCTTAGAGACAGAGTGAGGAGCTCaatcattcaggaggggctcagagtagagctaccactcctccacattgaaagaagTCACttaaggtggtttgggcatttgactaggatgcctcttgaACGCCTCCTAGGTGATGTGTTTCAGGCATGTACTACTGGGAGAAGGCAACAAAGCAGACCCAGGAGAGATTATGCCTCTTGGGTtgcttgggaatgccttggtgtcTTCCCGGAtaagctagaggaggtggctggggagagggaggtctgggtgtcTTTGATTATGGAtctaagaaaatggatggatgggccaTATCCTGTTATTTCAGGTGTGCTGTCCAAAGGACATGTGCGATGTCCCTGGCACGGTGCTTGTTTCAACATTGCAACAGGAGACATTGAGGACTTCCCCGGACTGGACAGCCTGCCCATCTTCCAGGTGACCTTCCGCACTGGGACTAGATCTTAACGTGTGCCAAATCACTGTCAAAAAGTGTAGACATCACTTGTGTCTGTTTGCTCTAGGTCAGAGTTGAAAAGGACAAAGTGATCATTCGGGCAAATAAGCAGGTAACGTGAAGAAGAACATGGAGAGTTCATGCAGGAAAGTAAACCGACCAATTAATTGATCTCAGATCTTTCTTTAATCATGTTCAGGCTCTTCAGTCacagaaaaggtcaaagcccaTGGCCCGATGTTCAGCAGTCATAAACTCCAGCACAGGATTCAGCCATGTTCTCATTATTGGCTCAGgttagtgtgtgtgttcgtCTTTATTGTTTTAAATCTCACACCTGACCCTAAATTCTATTCTCTTCCTTTAAAGAGTGATGGGCATCATTTTTTGGTGAATTTACTGTTAGGTCCAGCAGGTTTGGTGTGTGCAGAGACACTGAGGCAAGAGGGCTTCACGGATCGCATTGTCATGTGCACCATGGACAAACATCCTCCATATGACAGGCCTAAACTGAGTAAGGTTTGTACACAGATCCTGAACACATACAATGAGACAGAACTCACTTAGCCAATAACGTTACATAACAGAGGTGCTGTTTTGGTCAGCGGTGCTAAAACAAGTTCTTTGGGGAAATGTTATATACTTCACAGCAGCCACACTTTAAAGGACAATAGCTTGtgctgaaataaatataaaaacaattcataaaaacatgttaaaaatccTGATAACAGTTCGTTTTCCAGCATGAtcacagaaaatatttaattaactgCCAGGTCACGGTTGTCGTTACAGGTTTTAGAGTTAATATGAATTTCTGTTGGGATCTGAAGACTAATGTTAATTTCTTCCTTGTTGTTGTGGATTTGACCCATATTTGTTAGGCTTTTTTACTACTACTATGACCAGATTGAATGTAGGATTTGTTTCATTTCTGCTGAGAATTTTTAGAACAAGTTCAATAACATCATTGTTCATTTTGACTTAACAGAATTGAACAATAGTGTGgaattaaagggttaaaataaGATTTCTAGACTGTGCTCCAACGCTTTTTTTTACTCGGTGCTACTTTGCTAACCCTCAGTCTTTAGAGagcacagcagagcagctgagaCTGCGCTCCACAGACTTCCTGCAGGATCATGACATTGAACTTCTCACAGAGAAAGAGGTGAGAGGTGctgaccttaaaaaaaattaaatcaagacTGATTAATGATGTttaatgatatatatatatatatatatattttttttttttttaattggggctgtttataaaaaataaactagaCAAAAATaacgaatttttttttttaggtggtgGCAATAGATGTGAAAACACAATCTGTGATATTTGAAGATGGCTTGAGGATGGAGTACAGGAAACTTTTTATTGCTACAGGAAGcaagtaaggaaaaaaaaaaaaacaataatttttcTGAACGATTAAGGAGATGAGAATATAAATGAGTAAACTGACAACCAATTGTGCTCTTGTTCCTGCTTGAAAGACCAAAACCAATGAACTACAAGGGCAAAGACGTCAGGAATGTGTTTCACCTCAGGACGCCTGAGGATGCTAACAGCATAGCGAGGCTAGCCAACAACAAGAATGCTGTGATTGTGGGAACATCATTTGTGGGTGAGACAAAGACACATTTATGAGcatattgtttacatttgtgctgATTCAAATGGGTTATCTGAAAATAATGCCACAGACTATAATAATTATTTACACTGACATCACTCAGCAGGAACTGCTTACGAGTAAAAGGTTATTTAGTGAGTAAGTAATAGTCCTACTTAAAGCAAAGTGTAATAGTAACCTTTAAATCACAGCTCTCCATGAACCACATGATTAATTACATGTATCACCATCCAAGCAAGAATTTATCCTACATCTACTCTACTGCTTAAAGAATCTTAACATTAGATTTAATGaagtttaatttatattttactttgttaaacaataaaatgtaatcATGTATATAGTGCCAGTCAAAAGCTTACTTTGCTTCTAAATAACATCACTGCTCCGCTATGACTTTTAGTTGTTCAAAACTAATTTTAAGAAATATACATTTTCCAAAAACTTTACATTTATGAAGATACTGCCTTCATGCTTCATGCTCAGAAAGTTTAATTTTGTACATTTGTGGGTCATAGTTTTTTATTAAACTTGTTTCAGATAATGAGAAAAAACCCTCAGATGTGTCTGACTtttttatatacactgctcaaaaaaataaagggaacacttaaacaacacaatataactccaagtaaatcaaacttctgtgaaattaaactgtccacttaggaagcaacactgattgacaatcaatttcacatgctgttgtgcaaatggaatagacaacaggtggaaattattggcaattagcaagacacactcaataaaggagtggttctgcaggtggggaccacagaccacttctcagtacctatgctttctggctgatgttttggtcacttttgaatgttggtggtgctttcacactcgtggtagcatgagacaaactccacaacccacacaagtggcccaggtagtgcagctcatccaggatggcacatcaatgcgagctgtggcaagaaggtttgctgtgtctgtcagcgtagtgtccagaggctggaggcactaccaggagacaggccagtacaccaggagacgtgcaggaggccataggagggcaacaacccaacagcaggaccgctacgtccgcctttgtgcaagaaggaacaggaggagcactacCAGAGCCctccaaaatgacctccagcaggccaaaaatgtgcatgtgtctgcacaaacgtttagaaaccgactccatgaggatggtatgagagcccgacgtccacagatgggggttgtgctcacagcccaacactgtgcaggatgcttggcatttgccagagaacaccaggattggcaaatttgccactggcaccctgtgctcttcacagatgaaagcaggttcacactgagcaaatgtgacagacgtgacagagtctggagaagccgtggagagcgatctgctgcttgcaacatccttcagcatgaccggtttggcagtggattagtaatggtgtggggtggcatttctttggagggccacacagccctccatgtgctcgccagaggtagcatgactgccattaggtactgagatgagatcctcagaccccttgtgagaccatatgctggtgtggttggccctgggttcctcctaatgcaggacaatgctagacctcatgtggctggagtgtgtcagcagttcctgcaagatgaaggcattgaagctatggactggcccgcccgttccccagacctgaatccgattgagcacatctgggacatcatgtctcgctccatccaatCAActtcacgttgcaccacagactgtccaggagttggtggatgctttagtccaggtctgggaggagatccctcaggagaccatctgccacctcatcaggagcatacCCAGGccttgtagggaggtcatacaggcacgtggaggccacacacaatactgagcctcattttgacttgtttaaggacattacatcaaagttggatcagcctgtagtgtgtttttccactttaattttgtgtgacttcaaatccaggcctccattggttaataaatttgatttccattgatgatttttgtgtgattttgttgtcagcacattcaactttgtacagaacaaagtattcaatgagaatatttcattcattcagatctaggatgtgttattgagtgttccctttgtttttttgagcagtgtatatatatatatatatataacttttTTGGAACATTTTATACCAAAACACAAAcgagaaacaagaaaaaacaatggGAGGAAAAATATTAACCAAAGCCTGTGTAAAATAAGACCTGTACAAGTAAACAAATACCACACAGCAGCATAAAACAATGTATAATATCTCTAAAACATCAGTGTTTAACCCTGTGTCTAATttgaattttgttcattttattttaatttacagatttaatgtaaaataGCATAAAACTTGTGCTGCTGAGAATTacataaatttttaatttgctaaaaaaaacaaacttttgcaAAGATATCATATAATCTCATATAATCAAAatgtttatcttttatttaataCATTTGTACACTGTACAGTTTTCAAacattatataaatatttttatctgTAGTATATTGCTTTATTATATtacataaaaaatgtaaaagggtTTAACTCTCAGTGTATCACTGCTTTGCATAATTCTGCATTAACTAATGTCTTTGTtaattgttgtttatttattatgctGGCAGGTATGGAGGTGGCTGCAGCTCTGACTGACAAGGCCCACTCTGTCTCTGTCATCGGGATCGAGTCGGTCCCTTTTAAAAAAGCTCTCGGGGAGAAAGTAGGGAAAGCCATAATGAAGGTAGAGACGCTCTCCTGGGAAATCAAGCTTTTCAGAACATGAAGCACTTCCACAATTCTATCATCAGCATTCTCCCTGAGAGGAAACTATTAGTTAAAATGCAAATCATGTTTCCCAGGTCAATACTTCACCACAAACGGGAGTGTAAATCTTCTTATTAGCAGTGACTGATCATGCAGACACATGAAAATTCAGAAGTGAacactccctctctctgttttcagGTGTTCACTGGAACTGTCtgtatgtttttgtctttgcagcTGTTTGAGGCAAACAGGGTGAAATTCTACAtgctgaatgaggtgtcagAGATGGTTGGCCATCATGGACAGGTATTCAGAAAGTGAGAGAAACAGCATGATGCTTGGACGCACTATCATCTCTCGTTTGATAACATGACAAAAGTCAAATAAGAAGGAAGACACTGAAAAACCTGGAGCTGATGAACTTTAAATCCTGTTACGTGAAATCACTAAATGAGCAACTGACACATCTGACGCACAGTATAACTGAACTGCAACTGAACAAAGAACATTATGCATTTTTGAAGATTGTGATTCAAGTGAATTACAATTGTGTGGCAAAAGTAAAAAACATAGCTACTACTACTGATGTGTTCACTGAGTTTGGGATATTGGAGACTGTATTAATCTCTTTGGGGAAATTATCTACATAACTTTAACTTTGGGAGAAACTGTGAGTTTACTATATTTATCATCCTATTTCTCAGGAAAGGAGCTAACTGAatggaaaatgtattttgatggtaacatttattttgtgtgagACGTGTTAATGTATCAGTGCATATACTAGTACATgaccagcagctgttttttttcttgttacacAGTTGAAAGAGGTTGTACTGAAGAGTGGAAAAGTCCTGCGGGCAGATGTGTGTGTCATCGGAGCAGGTGATATGAAACACAATACAGAATATGTCCTTATTGTCTGCAATTGATTTAAATTagtttaaaatgacttttggtgactttaaaagtgtgttttttgcTTTCCCATTCTGCTCTTCTGCAGGAAGCATTCCTGCAACAGGGTTCCTGAAACAGAGCGGCATCCACTTAGACTCCAAGGGCTTCATTACTGTGAACAAGGTACTGTGCAAAGCCTGGAGCCTCACTTAAGCTGTTTGTGTCCCATTTTGTTaaattcttaattttttttttccagaatatGCAGACGAATGTTGATGGGGTCTTTGCTGGAGGAGATGTAGTGATGTTTCCTTTCCCACCACGCAACAACAAGAAGGTGAACATCCCTCACTGGCAAATGGCTCATGTACACGGTGAGTTTGTTACAGCTTGATCTTGAATGCATTTATACTGCATAACAAAGGCTTTTATAACTCACTGGTGTGAATATTTCTGGTTCCCATTGGCACTGGCAGGAAGGGTGGCAGCTCTTAGCATGATGGGCAGAGCCACTGAGATCAAAACTGTGCCTTACTTCTGGTCGGCCATGTTTGGGAAGACCATACGCTATGCAGGTACAGTAGGCAGGTCTTCCATCCATCTTTAGAGGAAAGAGTGTCTGAAAGTAGCCTGAAAGTATT
This sequence is a window from Archocentrus centrarchus isolate MPI-CPG fArcCen1 chromosome 9, fArcCen1, whole genome shotgun sequence. Protein-coding genes within it:
- the aifm3 gene encoding apoptosis-inducing factor 3, coding for MGGCFSKPKPVEVKVELSLLEKEKEVDGLSPNGKASPFADCRPNGALAHGSDDDSTLLPLYHKPRDYVEASVCHVKDLENGQMREVDLGSGRALLIKEHGEFTAMGHKCPHYGAPLVKGVLSKGHVRCPWHGACFNIATGDIEDFPGLDSLPIFQVRVEKDKVIIRANKQALQSQKRSKPMARCSAVINSSTGFSHVLIIGSGPAGLVCAETLRQEGFTDRIVMCTMDKHPPYDRPKLSKSLESTAEQLRLRSTDFLQDHDIELLTEKEVVAIDVKTQSVIFEDGLRMEYRKLFIATGSKPKPMNYKGKDVRNVFHLRTPEDANSIARLANNKNAVIVGTSFVGMEVAAALTDKAHSVSVIGIESVPFKKALGEKVGKAIMKLFEANRVKFYMLNEVSEMVGHHGQLKEVVLKSGKVLRADVCVIGAGSIPATGFLKQSGIHLDSKGFITVNKNMQTNVDGVFAGGDVVMFPFPPRNNKKVNIPHWQMAHVHGRVAALSMMGRATEIKTVPYFWSAMFGKTIRYAGYGDGFDDVIIQGDLDELRFVAFYTRSEEVVSVASMNYDPIVSRVAEVLGSGKTIKKRDVEMLTRLGKTGDISWLIDKGSQ